A genomic window from Enoplosus armatus isolate fEnoArm2 chromosome 18, fEnoArm2.hap1, whole genome shotgun sequence includes:
- the cdc26 gene encoding anaphase-promoting complex subunit CDC26 yields MLRRKPTRLELKIDDTEEFESVKKELEARKRQREEVESGGGVGGASVISVDIIGGGASASASSSTAASRAELINERIGYKPHPKPATLPTLFGSLQF; encoded by the exons ATGTTGAGGAGGAAACCGACTCGACTGGAGCTGAAGATCGACGACACAGAGGAATTCGAGAGCGTCAAGAAGGAGCTGGAG GCGAGGAAGCGTCAACGGGAGGAGGTGGAGTCAGGAGGTGGAGTGGGCGGGGCTTCTGTAATCAGTGTTGATATCATCGGGGGCGGGGCCTCTGCCTCAGCTTCTTCCTCCACGGCAGCATCGAGGGCGGAGCTTATCAACGAGCGAATTGGCTACAAGCCCCACCCCAAACCAGCCACACTGCCAACCTTATTTGGAAGtttacagttttaa
- the fer gene encoding tyrosine-protein kinase Fer, whose translation MGFGRDLRNSHEGLLKLQDWELKLLETVKRFMTLRVKSDKEYAALLLSMTQQTEKQEAADYVSTVSKSWSQVIRQTEALGRVMRSHADDLNSGPLHRLATLIRDKQQVKKSYQSLHQQLESHNHKVTRSDLDKLKATYRQLSRDANNAKEKYREALAKGREAERARERYDKATAKLHNLHNQYVLAVCGARTQQDEHRRHAAPALLDALQRMQEDMTLALKSILEEYCEISSLLTEEIVKVHQEISASVEQIDPLAEYQHFIDAYRSPETPEANVEFDASLLEETDNLPANEILWNTLTADSLQAMLSSATEELALTQQNLRTKEALADDLDTRIQTSQQSAERKSDCVLLLSQKLSLLELHHAVQSLHGSEARLASQKALLDAKMAAATASPPPPPPPPVLPYEDDARSIGSTDKTKERSSRFDTLRHSLAGMIRSPKAMLGSSTSQFFDVIPTSERPLAEQEWYHGAIPRTEAQELLRQQGDFLVRESHGKPGEYVLSVFSDEQRRHFIIQYADSQYRFEGTGFSTIPQLIEHHFSTKQVITKKSGVVLLNPVVKDKKWILNHEDVVLGELLGKGNFGEVFKGTLQRDKTPVAVKTCKEDLPPELKIRFLSEARILKQYDHPNIVKLIGVCTQRQPIYIVMELVPGGDFLSFLRKKKDELKTKQLVRFSVDAAAGMAYLESKNCIHRDLAARNCLVGEGSVLKISDFGMSRQEDDGIYSSSGLKQIPIKWTAPEALNYGRYSSESDVWSYGILLWETFSLGVCPYPGMTNQQAREQVEKGYRMACPQRCPDDVYKVMQRCWQYNPEERPKFSELQRDLAAMKKK comes from the exons ATGGGGTTCGGTCGGGATCTGCGGAATTCCCACGAGGGGTTACTGAAGCTGCAGGACTGGGAGTTAAAG CTGCTGGAGACGGTGAAGCGCTTCATGACGCTGCGAGTGAAGAGCGATAAAGAGTACGCTGCCCTGCTGCTCAGCATGACTCAGCAGACTGagaaacaggaagctgctgatTACGTCAGCACCGTCAGCAAG tcGTGGTCTCAGGTGATCCGTCAGACGGAAGCGTTGGGTCGAGTCATGAGGAGTCATGCTGATGATCTGAACTCTGGTCCTCTGCACCGCCTGGCAACGCTGATCCGAGACAAGCAACAGGTGAAGAAGAGCTACCAGAGTCTTCACCAGCAGCTGGAGAGCCACAACCACAAG GTAACCAGGAGTGACCTGGACAAGCTGAAGGCAACGTATCGTCAGCTGAGCCGCGATGCTAACAACGCcaaagagaaatacagagaggCTCTGGCTAAAG GGCGGGAGGCGGAGCGTGCCCGGGAGCGTTATGACAAGGCGACGGCGAAGCTCCACAACCTTCACAACCAGTACGTTTTGGCGGTGTGCGGCGCTCGCACGCAGCAGGACGAACACCGACGCCATGCTGCACCTGCACTGCTCGACGCTCTGCAGAGGATGCAGGAGGACATGACGCTCGCCCT taaaagtatcCTGGAGGAGTACTGTGAGATCAGCAGTTTGTTGACGGAGGAGATAGTTAAGGTTCATCAGGAGATTTCAGCATCTGTTGAGCAGATTGACCCGCTGGCAGAGTACCAACACTTCATCGACGCCTACAg GTCTCCGGAGACTCCTGAGGCCAACGTTGAGTTTGACGCATCTCTATTGGAGGAGACAGACAACCTGCCGGCCAATGAGATCCTCTGGAACACGCTGACTGCCGACAGCCTGCAGGCCAT gttGTCATCGGCGACTGAGGAGCTGGCGCTGACTCAGCAGAATCTGCGGACGAAGGAGGCATTGGCTGACGACCTTGACACCAGAATCCAGACGAGTCAGCAGAGTGCGGAGAGGAAGAGCGA CTGTGTCCTGCTGCTTAGTCAGAAACTCTCTCTCCTCGAGCTTCATCACGCCGTGCAATCACTGCATGGCTCCGAGGCCCGCCTCGCCTCCCAAAAGGCCCTGCTGGATGCCAAGATGGCCGCTGCCACCGCCTCTCcgcccccaccacctcctccccccgTGCTGCCATATGAGGACGACGCCCGCTCCATTGGATCgact gatAAAACGAAGGAGAGGAGCTCTCGGTTTGACACTCTGCGTCACTCTCTGGCTGGGATGATTCGGTCTCCTAAAGCAATGCTGGGCTCCTCCACATCG CAGTTCTTTGATGTGATCCCAACCTCAGAGCGCCCCCTGGCGGAGCAGGAGTGGTATCATGGCGCCATCCCCCGCACAGAGGCTCAGGAGTTACTACGGCAACAAGGAGACTTTCTGGTGAGGGAGAGTCATGGTAAACCAGGCGAGTAcgtcctgtctgtgttttctgacgAGCAGAGACGACACTTCATCATCCAGTATGCCGAC aGTCAGTACCGTTTTGAAGGGACGGGCTTCTCCACCATCCCTCAGCTCATCGAGCATCATTTCTCCACCAAACAGGTCATCACCAAGAAGTCTGGAGTCGTGCTGCTCAACCCTGTTGTCAAG GATAAGAAATGGATCCTGAACCATGAGGACGTGGTGCTGGGGGAGCTGCTGGGAAAG GGTAACTTTGGCGAGGTGTTTAAAGGGACGCTGCAGCGCGACAAAACACCGGTCGCCGTCAAAACGTGTAAAGAAGATTTACCTCCAGAGCTGAAGATCAGGTTCCTGTCTGAGGCCAG GATCCTGAAGCAGTACGACCACCCTAACATTGTGAAGCTGATTGGTGTTTGTACGCAGCGACAGCCGATCTACATCGTCATGGAGCTGGTTCCTG GTGGAGACTTCCTGTCCtttctgaggaagaagaaggacgAGTTAAAGACGAAGCAGCTTGTTCGTTTCTCTGTCGATGCTGCTGCCGGCATGGCGTATCTGGAGAGTAAGAACTGTATCCACAG ggaCCTGGCAGCGAGGAACTGTCTGGTGGGAGAGGGCAGTGTGTTGAAGATCAGTGATTTTGGGATGAGTCGCCAGGAAGACGACGGTATTTATTCTTCATCTGGACTAAAACAGATTCCGATCAAATGGACCGCTCCAGAGGCTCTCAACTACG gtcGTTACAGCTCAGAGAGTGATGTGTGGAGTTATGGGATCCTGCTGTGGGAGACCTTCAGTCTGGGGGTGTGTCCTTATCCTGGGATGACCAATCAGCAGGCCCGAGAGCAGGTGGAGAAAG GTTACAGGATGGCATGTCCTCAGCGTTGCCCTGACGACGTGTACAAAGTGATGCAGCGTTGCTGGCAGTACAACCCCGAAGAACGACCCAAGTTCTCTGAGCTGCAGCGAGACCTGGCCGCCATGAAGAAGAAGTGA